The following coding sequences are from one Triticum aestivum cultivar Chinese Spring chromosome 5A, IWGSC CS RefSeq v2.1, whole genome shotgun sequence window:
- the LOC100137003 gene encoding MADS-box transcription factor 25, with translation MAFTRLWQREVTTLRQQVHNLQHNNRQLLGEELSGSTVRDLQFLVNQLETSLHCVRKRKEQVMAEEIHELNQKGFLIQKENIELGKKVRITHEQNIELQKKLSGAMRSSEQQASGSSSKAAAGLLLWTRAGEPRIFIDLELRQQEHEDE, from the exons ATGGCGTTCACGAGG TTATGGCAGAGGGAGGTTACAACCTTGAGGCAACAAGTGCACAACTTACAACACAATAATAG GCAATTATTGGGAGAGGAGCTATCTGGTTCCACTGTTCGAGATTTGCAGTTTCTCGTGAACCAATTGGAGACGAGTTTGCATTGTGTACGAAAGAGGAAG GAGCAAGTTATGGCTGAGGAGATCCACGAACTTAACCAAAAG GGATTTCTTATTCAAAAGGAAAATATAGAACTTGGCAAGAAGGTGAGAATTACTCATGAGCAAAACATAGAGTTGCAGAAAAAG CTTTCTGGGGCCATGAGATCGAGTGAGCAGCAAGCCAGCGGAAGCAGCTCAAAAGCTGCTGCCGGATTATTATTGTGGACTAGAGCAGGTGAACCAAGGATTTTTATTGACCTTGAGTTGCGGCAGCAGGAGCATGAGGATGAATAA